One genomic region from Granulicatella adiacens ATCC 49175 encodes:
- the rpsB gene encoding 30S ribosomal protein S2 encodes MAVISMKQLLEAGVHFGHQTRRWNPKMKRYIFTERNGIYIIDLQKTVKLVDDAYNYMHEVAENGGIALFVGTKKQAQDAVKDEAIRSGQYYVNHRWLGGTLTNWDTIQTRIKRLKKIKEMQEDGTFEVLPKKEVGILLKELDKLEKYLGGIKDMPRIPDVMFIVDPRKERIAVQEAHKLNIPIVAMVDTNCDPDEIDVVIPSNDDAIRAVKLIVAKMADAFIEGNQGEDVAVDVEDLDKDTSLEDIEKLVEGDNAE; translated from the coding sequence AGAAGCTGGTGTACATTTCGGTCACCAAACACGTCGCTGGAACCCTAAGATGAAGAGATACATCTTCACAGAAAGAAATGGTATCTATATCATCGACCTACAAAAAACTGTTAAATTAGTGGACGATGCATACAACTACATGCATGAAGTTGCTGAAAACGGTGGTATTGCATTATTCGTTGGTACTAAAAAACAAGCACAAGATGCTGTTAAAGACGAAGCAATCCGTTCAGGTCAATACTACGTTAACCATCGTTGGTTAGGTGGTACTTTAACGAACTGGGATACAATCCAAACACGTATCAAACGTTTGAAAAAAATCAAAGAAATGCAAGAAGACGGCACTTTCGAAGTATTACCTAAAAAAGAAGTTGGTATTCTATTAAAAGAATTAGACAAACTTGAAAAATACTTAGGTGGTATTAAAGATATGCCACGCATTCCTGATGTAATGTTTATCGTTGACCCTCGTAAAGAACGCATTGCTGTTCAAGAAGCTCACAAATTAAACATTCCAATCGTTGCTATGGTTGACACAAACTGTGATCCAGATGAAATTGATGTTGTTATTCCATCAAATGATGATGCTATCCGCGCGGTTAAATTAATCGTTGCTAAAATGGCTGATGCATTCATCGAAGGTAACCAAGGTGAAGACGTAGCAGTAGACGTTGAAGACTTAGATAAAGATACTTCATTAGAAGATATCGAAAAATTAGTTGAAGGCGACAACGCTGAATAA